A single window of Halotalea alkalilenta DNA harbors:
- a CDS encoding LysE family translocator translates to MTATLLLSFVLFAFVASITPGPNNLMLLHSGVHFGFRASVPHMLGISFGFALMVAMIGFGLGAAFTRWPLLDTLLRWLGAGYFVWLAWRLASAPAQPPKPAKLGTARPMSSLGAAAFQWVNPKAWIMAIGAVTTFVPAQDHFFNVLLISALFCLVNLPSVGCWAWAGERLRVWLETPSRMRAFNLTMAALLLASLWPVLAA, encoded by the coding sequence ATCACACCGGGGCCGAACAACCTGATGCTGCTTCACTCCGGCGTGCATTTCGGCTTTCGCGCAAGCGTGCCGCACATGCTCGGGATCAGCTTCGGCTTCGCGCTGATGGTGGCGATGATCGGCTTCGGCCTGGGTGCCGCCTTCACTCGATGGCCCTTGCTCGATACCTTGCTGCGCTGGCTCGGCGCGGGCTATTTCGTCTGGCTCGCCTGGCGGCTGGCAAGCGCCCCGGCTCAGCCACCAAAGCCGGCTAAGCTCGGCACCGCACGCCCAATGAGCAGCCTCGGCGCCGCCGCATTCCAATGGGTCAATCCCAAGGCGTGGATCATGGCGATCGGTGCGGTGACTACTTTCGTTCCGGCCCAGGACCACTTCTTCAACGTGCTGCTGATCAGCGCACTGTTCTGCCTGGTCAACCTACCGAGCGTCGGCTGCTGGGCCTGGGCCGGTGAGCGGCTACGGGTCTGGCTGGAGACGCCTTCGCGGATGCGCGCCTTCAACCTGACCATGGCCGCGCTGCTGCTCGCCTCGCTCTGGCCGGTGCTGGCGGCCTGA
- a CDS encoding gamma-glutamyltransferase family protein: MLNATVAPRGLAVAPHSLAAQAALSILREGGNAIEAMVAAASAIAVVYPHMNGIGGDGFWLVMPPDGEPVTIDASGPAGSLATLDRYAGRERIPFRGADAALTVPGTVDGWRVALELAGELAERPPLPLPRLLSDAIHYASQGMPVTHSQVAATRAKHSELEHIPGFAESFLVDGRVPQEASLFKQPKIAATLSRLAANGLDDFYRGELAGSIAADIGRLGMPVTAADLAGYRARRGTPLKLAHSTGEIFNLAPPTQGLVSQMILGISDRLGLSTVEADSADHIHALVEATKRAFAVRDSQITDPACMRIDPQACLESAALDREAAAVDMARAAPWGEGKGPGDTIWMGVIDESGLAVSFIQSIYHEFGSGVVLPGSGINWQNRGASFSLDPGHILALAPGKQPFHTLNPAAARLSDGRTLVYGTMGGDGQPQTQAAVYSRYAVFGQGLQQAVSAPRWLLGRTWGDTSDSLKLESRFPQAVVEALAERGHEVELLAPFSETMGHAGAVVRHPNGVLEGAFDPRSNGAAAGF; this comes from the coding sequence CGCGCGGTCTCGCCGTCGCCCCTCACAGCCTCGCAGCGCAAGCGGCGCTCTCGATTCTGCGCGAGGGCGGCAACGCCATCGAGGCGATGGTCGCCGCCGCCTCCGCCATCGCGGTGGTCTACCCGCATATGAACGGGATCGGCGGCGATGGCTTCTGGCTGGTGATGCCGCCCGACGGCGAGCCGGTGACGATCGACGCCAGCGGTCCGGCGGGCAGCCTCGCCACCCTCGATCGCTACGCCGGGCGCGAGCGGATTCCGTTTCGCGGCGCGGATGCCGCGCTGACCGTACCTGGTACCGTCGACGGTTGGCGGGTCGCGCTCGAGCTCGCCGGTGAGCTCGCCGAGCGGCCACCGCTGCCGCTGCCCCGGTTGCTCTCGGATGCCATCCACTACGCTTCCCAGGGCATGCCGGTGACCCACTCCCAGGTCGCCGCGACCCGGGCCAAACATAGCGAACTCGAGCACATCCCAGGCTTCGCCGAGAGCTTCCTGGTCGATGGCCGAGTGCCGCAAGAAGCCAGCCTGTTCAAGCAGCCGAAGATTGCGGCGACGCTGTCACGGCTCGCGGCGAACGGGCTCGACGACTTCTACCGCGGCGAGCTGGCAGGCTCGATCGCCGCCGATATCGGCCGGCTCGGCATGCCCGTGACCGCCGCCGACCTCGCAGGCTACCGGGCACGCCGTGGTACGCCGTTGAAGCTTGCCCACAGCACCGGTGAGATATTCAATCTCGCCCCGCCGACCCAGGGGCTGGTCTCGCAGATGATCCTCGGCATCTCCGACCGACTGGGGCTCTCCACGGTCGAAGCCGACAGCGCCGATCACATCCATGCGCTGGTCGAGGCGACCAAGCGCGCCTTCGCGGTGCGCGACAGCCAGATCACCGATCCCGCCTGCATGCGCATCGATCCCCAGGCATGCCTTGAGAGCGCGGCGCTCGATCGCGAGGCGGCGGCGGTCGACATGGCGCGGGCGGCGCCCTGGGGAGAGGGCAAGGGGCCGGGCGATACCATCTGGATGGGCGTCATCGACGAATCCGGCCTCGCGGTGTCGTTCATCCAGAGCATCTATCATGAGTTCGGCAGCGGCGTGGTGCTGCCGGGCAGCGGGATCAACTGGCAGAACCGGGGGGCCTCGTTCAGCCTCGACCCTGGACATATCCTTGCGCTGGCTCCGGGCAAGCAGCCGTTTCACACCTTGAATCCCGCCGCGGCCCGGCTCAGCGACGGTCGCACCCTGGTCTACGGGACCATGGGCGGCGATGGCCAGCCCCAGACCCAGGCCGCGGTATACAGCCGCTACGCGGTGTTCGGCCAAGGGCTTCAGCAGGCGGTGAGCGCACCGCGTTGGCTGCTCGGACGCACCTGGGGCGATACCAGCGACAGCCTCAAGCTCGAGTCGCGCTTTCCCCAGGCGGTGGTCGAAGCTCTGGCCGAACGCGGCCACGAGGTCGAGCTGCTGGCGCCGTTCAGCGAGACCATGGGCCACGCTGGCGCTGTGGTTCGTCACCCCAATGGCGTGTTGGAGGGTGCCTTCGACCCGCGCAGCAACGGTGCCGCCGCGGGGTTCTGA